The Myxococcales bacterium region TTGGTGCTTGCGTCGCAAGTGGCCCGCGCCGGCGATCCGCGAGCCATCGCGCTGGGCCTTGCGCGGCTCGGCGCACCGAAGGCTTTCGCCGCGTCCCTCGACGCGGTGCTGGCGCTGCTCGGCGGTGACGTCGACGAGCGCGGCGGCGGCGGCGGCGGTGGTGGTGGTGGGGGTGGTGGTGGTGGTGGCGGTGGTGGCGGTGGTGGCGGTGGTGGCGGTGGTGGCCGTCGACGGCGTGCAGAGGCCGAGAGTAGCTCACCACCCGGCGAGGGCATTCTCGCCGCCGCAAAGCGGATCGCCAAAGGAGACGTCGGTCCCATCAAGGCCCGCATCGACCGGCACATCGCTCGCGCGAGCGCTCACGGCGAAGCCTCGGGAGCGAGCCGCGATGTCGCCATCGTCGCCGGCATCGCGCTCACGATGCTCGGCATCAAGGCGCTGAAGATCCTTCCCAACGTGCCCTTTGCGCCGGGGCACAAGCTCGTGCTTCTGACGCCGCTCTACGTCGCCGCCGTGCCGCTCACAAAGTCCCGGCTGGGCGCGACGTGGACCGGGCTCACCATGGGCGTCGCGGCCTTCCTCCTCGGCGACGGAAAGTACGGTGTCTTCGAGATCCTCAAACACATCACGCCGGGTCTCGTTTGTGACGCACTCGTGCCGCTCCTCGTCACCCGCGCGATGGTTACCGGCAGAGACCCGGGGCGATGGACCCTCGCAGCGGTCGGCGCCGCCGCCGGCGCGGCGCGGTTCGCGACGATCTTCTCGGTCACCCTCCTCGTTCAGCCGCCGGCCATTGCCTTTGCGTTCCTCCTCCCCGGCCTCGCCATTCACACGACCTTTGGCGCTATCTCGGGCTACGTCAGCCGCGCGCTTTTGTTGCTCCTCTTACCCAACAAGCCTGAAGCCGCCGTCGGCGCTGGGCCCCCCACGCCCAACACCGTCGCAGCTCCTCCCCTCACAGTTCCCGAGTTCAAGTCCCCTGACATCAAGGCCTCCGACATCAAGGAAAGTGCATGATCAAAGAGTCAAACCCAGGTCCTCACCCCAGCAAGGCCTCCGAGCTCGTCAAGGGCGACGGCCGCACGCACATCCAGTCGTCGCTCATGCGCGAGTCCCTCGTCGACCGTCGCGTCATTGCCAAGACGAACTCTGAGCGCGAGTTTGAGATCTTGCCCGACGTCACGCTCGTCGGCATCGGCGGGCACTCGATCTTCGACCGTGGCAAGGAGGCGCTCCTGCCCGTCGCGGAACAGCTCGCGGAGGTGCGCTCGAAGCACAAGATGGTGATCGGCGTCGGCGGTGGCACCCGCGTGCGGCATACCGTCGCCATGGCGCTCGACCTCGGTCTGCCGACCGGGGGCATCGCCCAACTCGTCGGGGCCATGGAGGAAGCGAACGCGATCTTCCTAAACGCGCTCCTCGCGAAGAGCGGCTCGATTGTGATGCAGCGCGAGCACTTCTGGGAGCTGCCGCTCTACCTGGAGAGCCACATGCTCCCCATCGTCATCTCGATTCCGCCCTATCACTTCTGGGAGCCGCCGCCGGAGGACGGCCCGTTGCCTACGCACGGCTCGGACTTCGGGCTCTTCATTCACGCCGAGGTCATGGGCATGCATCGCATCGTCTTCGTAAAGGACGAAGACGGGCTCTACGACAAGGATCCCAAGAAGCATCCCGGCGCAAAGCTCATCAGGAAGGCCACGCTCGACGAGCTGCTCGAGACGCACCCGGCGCTTCAGCCGGGCGCCCACGACGCCGATCTGATCCTTGATCGGCAGCTCTTTATGGCCTGGAAGTCGGCGCGGCACGTGCGCCGCGTCCAGATCGTCAACGGCCTACGCCGCGGCGAAATCGCGGCCGCTCTCGCGGGCGAAGACGTCGGCACCGTCATCACGAAGGAGATGCACCATGGTTGACCGCATTGAGGCGCCGAGCCGCCGCGTCATCGAGAGCACGCTGTCGGGCACCACCATGACCGCCGGCGGCAGCGTCGCCTACGAACCCGTCACGTTCATGCCCGACGTCAGGGTCTGCAAGATCGGCGGGCAGTCGATCATGGACCGGGGTCGCGAGGCGGTCTTCCCGATCCTCGACGAACTGGTCGCGGCCAAGGATCAATACAAGCTCCTGCTCTGCACGGGCGGCGGAACGCGCGCGCGGCACATCTACGCCGTTGGCTCCGACCTGGAGCTTCCGACCGGCGTGTTAGCCGCGCTCGGCGGCTACGTTCCACGGCAGAACGCGCGCATGCTGCAGATGCTCCTCGCGAAACACGGCGGCCTCTTCATGCTGCACGACGACTTCGAGAAGCTGCCGCTCTACTTCCGCTTGGGATGCATTCCCATCATGACGGGCATGCCTCCCTTTGGCTATTGGGAGAAGCCCGCCGAAGGCGGCCGCATTCCGCAACACCGCACCGACGCTGGCGTGTTCCTCTCGGCCGAGGTGCTCGGTGCCAAGCGCGCCATCTTCATTAAGGACGAAGACGGCCTCTACACCGACGACCCGAAGAAGAACAAGCACGCGACCCACATCCCGAGGATCACGGCGGCGGAGCTTTTGGCGCGTAACCTCGACGACCTCATCCTCGAGCGCGTCGTCATCGAATACCTTCAGCGTGCTCGCTATTGCACCGAGCTACAAATCATCAACGGCCTCAAGCGCGGGATGATCACGCGTGCGTTGGCCGGCGAAGACGTCGGAACACTCATCACGAAATAGGCGCGATGTGGCGCCTCGGTCACAAGATCGAGGCGCTGCGTTGACACCCCCAAACGCGAGCGCTAAGCCCGCGCCGTGTTCAAGAAGGTCTGCCTCTTCTCCGGCAACGCCAACCCCTCACTCGCCACCGCGATCGCAGACTATCTAGAGACACCCCTCGGCCGCGCCAAGACGACGCGGTTCTCCGACGGCGAGTCGTTCGTCGAGCTCGGTGAGAACGTCCGCGGCGTCGACGCCTTCGTGATTCAGCCCACGGCGAGCCCCGTCAACGACAACGTGATGGAGCTGCTCATCATGGTCGACGCGCTTCGCCGCGCGTCGGCGGGCTCGATCACGGCCGTGATGCCCTACTACGGCTACGGTCGCCAGGACCGCAAGGTGGCGCCGCGCACGCCCATCACGGCGAAGCTCGTCGCCGATCTCATGCAAGCCGCCGGCGTCACCCGCGTCGTCAGCGTCGATCTCCACGCGGGGCAGATTCAAGGCTTCTTCAACATCCCCTTCGACCACCTTTACGCCATGCCGGTGATGCTCGAGGACTACCTCAAGAAGAGCTTCGACTCGTCGGCCGTGTGCGTGTCGCCCGATGCCGGCGGCGTCGAGCGCGCGCGCGCCTATTCGAAGCGCTTGAACGCCAGCCTCGCCATCGTCGACAAGCGTCGTGAGCGGGCCAACGTCAGCGAGGTCATGAACCTCATCGGCGACGTCAAAGGTCGCGACTGCATCATCATCGACGACATGATCGACACGGCGGGGACGCTCTGCGGAGCCGCCCAGGCGCTCCGCGATCGCGGTGCGAAGCGCGTGGTCGCGTGCGCGACGCACGGCGTCTTGTCGGGGCCGGCCATCGCGCGCATCGTCGAGTCAGCGCTCGACGAGGTCGTTGTCACGGACACGATTCCGCTGAGCGATGCCGCCAAAGCCTGCGGCAAGATCAAGCAGGTAGGCATTGCGCGGCTCCTCGGCGAGGCCATCAAGCGCATCCACAGCTCGGACTCGGTCAGCAGCCTGTTCGTCTGAAGGTCAGGGCCGGGGCGGCAGCGCGACGACCTTGGGCCAGGCGACCTGGAGCGTCCGCTGGATGATCCAGGAGAAGCTGCAACGCTCCTGCTCAGCGCGCGCCTGAATCGCGCCGAAGACCGTTGCGTCGAGTTCGACGACATGAGGTTGCGGACGCCCCTCGTCCATCGTTTGCGTGTCGTCTTCCGCGGCGAGGGCGCCAGCGGCGAGACGCCACGCGTCCTCCACGATGCCCCCGGGGCTTCGGCCCAGGCGGGCCGACTGCTCGCGCATCGCCGCAGCAAAAGACTCGGGCCAAAAGAGGGTAAGCGTCACGAACTGTCCCGCGCCGGTCATCTCGGAAGCATACGCGAGCAGGACCGCTTGGCGGAGAAGAGCCGTTCTGCTATGTCCGGCGACCCGTCGTTGGGAACGGCACTTCGATGTCCGCACGCGTCGTGCGCGCACCGGCAGCCGCAGAACCCCGCACCGGCGGCCAGGAGAGATCATGAGCACGGCCATCGCAAACCTCAAGGCAACCCCCCGCAAAGCCTCCGGAAAGAGCGAGGCGCGCCGCCTCCGCGCCGCCGGACAAGTGCCCGCCATCACCTACGGCAAGGGGCTCGCTGCCACCGCCATCTCGGTCCACCCGAAAGAGGTCACGGCGATCCTCATGAGCGAGCGCGGCAAGAACACCGTCATCAAGATGGACCTCGAGGGTCACAAGGACCTCCTCGTCATGGTTCGCGATTTCACCCACCACCCGGTAAAGCGCTCGCTCGAGCACGTGGACTTCGTCCAGGTGAAGCTCGATGAGCCGGTCGACGTGCGCGTTCCGCTCTTCACGACGGGCAAGGCCGCTGGCGTCGCCAAGGGCGGGCTCCTCCGCCAGGTCTTCCGCTCGGTGCCGCTCCGCTGCGTGCCCGACAAGATCCCCCTCAAGATCGAGTGCGACGTGAGCCACCTCGAGCTCGGTGAGCACATCGCAACGAAGGACCTCAAGCTCGCCGAAGGGGTCGTCGCGCTCCTCTCCCCGGAGCTGACGCTCGTCGCTGTGGTCACGCCCGAGAAGGATCGCTCGGCCGAAGAAGAGGCCGCGGCCGCCCCCGGCGCCGCCGCCGCTGCTGCTGGAGCTGCTCCCGCCGCCGCTGCCGGCGCGAAGGACGCGAAGGCTCCCGCCGCTGCCGCACCCGCGAAGGACGCCAAGAAGAAGTAGTCACGCGTCATGCTCGTTGTTGGGTTGGGCAATCCTGGCCCGAAATACGAGCAGCACCGTCACAACGTCGGCTTCATGGTCATCGACGACCTGCGCCGACGCGCGAACGCGCCCGAGTTTCGTGAGAAATTCTCGGGCGCGTTTGCGAAGGGTGACCGCTTCTCGCTGCTCAAGCCCATGACGTTCATGAACGCCTCGGGCGACGCCGTGCAGCCCTGCGCCGCGTTTCTACAAGCGCGCCGTCTCGGACGTCGTCGTCGTCCACGACGAGCTCGACCTACCGTTCGGCACGCTGCGGATCAAGCAGGGTGGGGGACACGCCGGCCACAACGGGCTCCGGAGCATCATCGCGCGCCTCGGCGCCGACTTCGTGCGCATCCGCTTCGGCGTGGGGCGCCCGCCCCCTGACTTCCGTGGTGACGTAGCCGCCTTCGTCCTCTCAGCCTTCGACGCCAGCGAACGAGCCAGGCTGGGTGGGCTCGTCTCACGCGCGGCCGAAATGGTTGAAGCCATCGCGGAAGGCGGCGTGGCGACAGCCATGAACCGGCTAAACAGCGGCTCATAGCCGCCCGACCGCGCCAGCGTGCCTGGGGAGCAGGTGGCGCGTCTGACCCTTTGATCTCAGCACCTTCCGTGCTAGAAGCCGTGCCCCTCGCTTCCGTTGGAGGCGATCCCTGCTCTCGGACCCCCGAGGGCCTCATGTCCATAGGGAACATTCATGAGCACCACACAAATCCTGAAAACGAAGGAGTACGAGACCATCTACGTACTCCGCGGCGACGTCGATCCCGACACCGCCGAACGCGTCCAGACCCGCGTGAACGAGGTCGTCGCTCGCGAGAACGGCAAGCTCGTCAAGGTCGAGTCCTGGGGCCGACGCAAGCTCGCGTACCCGGTCAAGAAGCTCCGCAAGGGCGTCTACGTCTACGTGAAATACGTCGGCAAGGGCGGCCTCGTGCAAGAGCTCGAGCGCAACCTCAAGCTTCAGGACAGCGTCTTGAAGTTCCAGACCGTGGTCCTCGCCGAGGACGTCAACGCCTCGGCCGTCACCGTCGATCCGGAAGAAGTGAAGTACACCCGCATCGAGGCGGCAGAAGACGAGAAGGAAGAGTCGCGCGAGCGTCAACTCGGTCTCGTCGACTTCGGCGAAGGCGCCCCGCGCTCCATGCGCGAGCCCCGCGGCGAAGACGAGTTTGTCGACGAAGAGGAAGCCCCGGAGAGCACCATCGCTCGCGCCGAGGACAAGGTTGAAGTCAAAGCCGAAGCCAAAGACGGCGAGAAGGAGGGCTGAGCCATGCGAAATCAGAGCACCGGGCCGAGCGCCTTCGACGACGACAAAGACTTTGGCCGCACGCCAGACCTGAACGCAGACGTCTCGGGACGTCGGCGCGCGGGCAAGAAGCGCGTCTGCAAGTACTGCGCGGACAAGATCACCTTCATTGACTACAAGGATCCGCAAGCCCTCAAGTACTTCGTGACGGATCGCGGCAAGGTCGTTCCCCGTCGCATCAGCGGCAACTGCGCCCTGCACCAGCGCAAGGTCACGCAGGCCATCAAGCGCGCCCGCAACATCGCGCTCCTTCCCTTCACCGTGACGTCCTGAGGAGTCAGCCATGCCCGCAACGATTCAAGTCATCCTGCAAGAGGATGTGACGAACGTCGGAACCTCCGGCGAGCTCGTCAAGGTTCGTCCCGGCTTCGCGCGCAACTTCCTGTTGCCGCGGAAGCTCGCATCGCCCGCCACGACGGCGGAGATCAACCGCGTCAACCACGAGAAGGCCGTAGCGCTCGTCCGCTCCGAGAAGGCGAAGAAGGAGGCTCGCGGCATTGCCGACAAGCTTTCCGCCCTCGAGATCAAGATCGCGCACAAGGTCGGCGAAGACGACAAGCTCTTCGGCTCCGTCACGAGCAAAGAGATCCACGACGCCATCACCGCCAAGGGGATCACCGTCGACAAGAAGAAGATCGTCTTGAAGGAGCCGATCCGCGCGCTCGGTACCTTCGAAGTGCCGGTGCGTCTCGTCGCCGACGTGACGGCCACCTTGAAGGTCGAGGTCGTCCGCAAGTAAGCACCGTGTGGCCGCCGCGCTTCCTCAGGGTAGCGCGACGTTTCGAGCGCCCGCTCCGAGTCCATCGGCGCGGGCGTTCTTCGTTCCGAGGGACAACCTGTGGAAAAGATGCAGAGACCCTGGGCGAAACGTGAGGATCCGGGGCCGCCGATCGTCGACGGCCGTGTGCCGCCGCACGATCTCGACGCGGAGGCCGCCGTCCTCTCGGCCATCATGATCGACCCCGGCTCCCTCGACCGGGTCCAGGAATTTCTCAAGGCGGAGCACTACTACTCGGAGGCCCATCGTCGCATCTACGAAGCCGCCGCCGAGCTCCACGCCGTGGGGCAGCCCGTCGACATCGTTCAGATCGCGACCTGGCTCAAGAACCGCGAGCGCATCGCGCAGATCGGCGGGATGGCGTACCTGACCGAGATTCTGAACGCGGCGCCGGCGGTGGCGAACATCACGGCCTACGCAAAGACCATCCACGAGAAGTGGCGCGTCAGGCAGCTCATCGCCGCCTGCCAGCGGGTCGCGGCCCTCGGGTACATCGACTACGGCGAGGCCCAGTCGTTCATCGACAACGCCGAGCAGACCGTCTACCAGATCGCGCGCACCAGCGAGTCGAGCAGCGTCGAGCCGCTCCTCAGCGTCATGAAGAAGTCCTTCCGTGCCCTCACGGAGGCGATGCAACGAGGCAACCGCATCACGGGCATGCCGACGGGCTTCGAACGCTACGACCGCCTCACGGCGGGCCTCCACGAGGGTGACCTGAGCATCGTCGCGGCGCGTCCCGGCATGGGAAAGACGAGCTTCGTACTCAACCTCGCGGTCAACGTGGCGAGCCCGCGAGGCCGGCAGGTAGAGGGAGACCCAAACCAGCGCTGGGAGGAGCCGGGCTACGGCGTGGCGGTGTTCTCCCTCGAAATGCCCCGAGAGCAGCTTGCGAATCGTATGGTGTGCGCCGAAGGCCGCGTCGATGTCTCCAAGGTCCGAAGCGGCTTCCTCGGTCAGCAAGACTGGAACCGCCTCACGCAAGCGGCGTCATTCTTGGGGAGCCTGCCGGTTTGGATCGACGACACGCCGTCGCTCTCACTGCTCGAGCTTCGCTCCAAGGTTCGGCGCCTTCAGGCCGAGTTCGACCGGACCGACGCAGAGGGGCGCAAGACGCGCAAGATCGGCCTCGTCGTCGTCGACTACTTGCAGCTCATGAAGGGCCGCGACGGCGCACAGTCCCGCGAACAAGAGATCAGTGAGATCTCGCGAGGACTGAAGGGCCTCGCGAAGGAGCTTCGCGTCGCCGTCATCGCCCTCTCGCAGCTCAATCGCGCCGTCGAGACCCGGAGTGAGAAGTCCAAGCGACCGCAGATCTCCGACCTTCGCGAGTCTGGCGCCATCGAGCAAGACGCCGACAACATCGTCTTTATCTACCGCGACGAGTACTACAACAAGGAAGCCACGACCGAGCGCAAGATCGCGGAGCTCATCATCGCGAAGCAGCGCAACGGTCCCACGGGCACCGTCAAGGTCCGCTTCGACAGCGAGTACACCCGCTTCGACAACCTGGCGGAAGGTGAATACCCCGACGAGGAGCCCGGCTAGGGCGGAACCGAGTCCCGCCGCCCAAGGCGCCACGAGCGGCCGCGATTGCGGAGTTCAGTGCTATACGCTCCCCGTCGTGCCTGCTCTTGGACCCGTCGAGCCGCTCCTCTCCAACCACCGCGTGGTCGTCGTGGTCGGCGCCGGCGGCGTTGGCAAGACGACGACCGCGGCCGCGCTCGCCGTCGCCGCGGCCTCCGCCGGCAAGCGCGTCCTTTGCCTCACCATCGACCCCGCAAAGCGGCTCGCCGAGAGTCTCGGCTTGGACGCGATGAAGACGGAGGCCGTCACCGTCGACGAAGAACGGTTTCGCCGCGCCGGCGTGGCCCACAAGGGCAGCCTCACGGTGATGATGCTCGACACGAAGCGCACCTTCGACGAGCTCGTGCAAAGGCACTCGTCGAGCCCTGAAAAGGCGCAGCGCCTCCTCCAGAACCGCCTCTACCAGTACGTCTCGACGTCCCTCGCCGGCACGCAGGAGTACATGGCGATGGAGAAGCTCGTGATGGTCAAGGGCGACGCCCGCTACGACCTCATCGTCCTCGACACGCCGCCGACGGCTAACGCCCTCGACTTCCTCGACGCGCCGGAGCGCATGATGGGCGCCCTCGATTCGGCCGCCATGCGCTGGTTCGTCGACGCGTTTCAGTCGACGGGCAAGCTCTCGTTCAACATTCTCGCGAAGTCCGCCGCCATGGCGCTCCGCACCATGGGCAAGATCACCGGCGGAGGTCTCCTCGAGGACATGGCGGGCCTCATCTCCGAGCTGAACGAGCTCTTCGGTGGCTTCCGCGAGCGCGCCGTCGTCGTTCAGAGGGAGCTCCGTGGGAGCGACGTGGTCTTCGTGCTCGTGACCTCGCCGGCCCCAATGAGCGTACGTGAGGCGCTCTACTTTTCGGAGCGGCTCGAGGCGTCGCGCATGACGCGGGGAGCGTTCATCGTGAATCGGCTCCGCGTGCCATCGAGGCATCCCGATGGCGCCGAGCGCGAGGCGCTGGCCGCCGGGCTCGCGACGCGGTCGGTGATACTCGACGAGGGCGCCGAAGAGCGGCTCGCGCAGGCCCACAAGGACCACACGAGGCTCGCGCGCCTCGACGCTGTTCACGTGGAGCGGCTGGCGACGGCGGCCGGCTCGCGCGTGCCCGTGGTGCGGATCCCGGAGTTCGCGTCGGACGTTCGCGACATTCGTCTGCTTGGCGACGTGGCCGCCTTGCTCGTGGGCGGCGGCGTCTAGAAGTCCGCGCGCCCCAACTTAGCGCTCACGTCTTCCGCGTGAGTTCGGCGATGAGGATGCTCGCGGCGACGGCCACGTTGAGCGAGCGAACGGCGCCGGCGCCCACAAGACCGACCACTCCGTCGCAGCTGGCGCGCACGCGCTCGCTGACGCCTTCGCGCTCGTGTCCCACGACGAGAACGACCGGCCGCGGGTAGCGCCTTCCGAGAGCCGGCTCCGCGTCTTCGCTCTCGGCGCCCAAGACCGTGATCCCTCGGGAGCGAAACCGAGTGAGCGTGTCCGCCAGATCCGTGGTTCGCGTCAGCATCAAGTGCTCTGCGCCTCCCTCGGCCACGCGAACGGCGTCGGGCGGCAGCGCGGGGTGAGGTGCCGGCGCGCCGAGCACCGCGCCATGGAGCCCGAAGAACGCGGCGGTGCGCAAGATCGCGCCGATGTTGTACGGATTACGGACCCGGTCGAAGGCGATGGCCACGCCGCCCCGCGAAACGAGCCGATCGGCGAGGTCAACGGCCGATGCAAAGCGACGGGGCGCCATGAAGGCGCACAGCCCCTCCGCCTGCGGTGAGCCGCAGGCACGGATGAGCGCCCCGTCCTCCAGCACTTCGCACTGCACGCGAGCCGGCGCCGCACGCAGCGCCGCCTCCGCCTCCCGTCGCACCGCCGCGGTGCAAAGCACCCGTCGAAGATCGCCGGGACGAGCGGCGATGGCCGCCAAGACCGCGCGATGGCCGAACACGACCTCATCGGCGCCCGGAGCCGGAGGCTGCGGTGCGGCAACGCCGCGGCGACGACCCGCGTCACCTCTCTGCCGATCGCGCGAGCTCAGTCGGTGCCTTCGCCTTCTGTCGGCTCCTTCCGTCCGCGTCGCTTCTCTTTGTACACGACGCGAATGGGGACGCCTTCGAAGCCGAAGCGCTGCCGCAACTGGTTGGTCACGTAGCGCCGGTAGGAAAAGTGAACCGAATCAGGATGACTCGCGATGACGACGAACATCGGCGGCGACGACTCCGCCTGCGTAATGAAATAGAGGCGCGGCGCCTTGCCGCCGCTGGTCGGCGGAGAGCGTGTCTCGATGACCTCGGCGAAGAAGCGGTTCAGTTCGCCCGTGGACACCCGCTCGCCGAACGCCTTGCGAACGGTGGCGACGGTGCCGAGCAGCTCGCCCACGCCGCGCCCGGTCTTGGCGCTGATGCGCACCACGGGGACGTAGGGCGCGAAGGTAAGTTTGTCGCGCGCGTCGGTCTCAGCCGTGGATAGCTGAGGCTTCGTCAGCAGATCGCTCTTGTTGAGGGCGACGACCATGGCGCGGCCGCGCTCCTCCGCGAGCCCGAGGATCTTGGCATCTTGCTCAGACACGCCGTCGTTGGCGTCGCAGAGGAGCACCGCGACTTCGCAGCGTTCGATGGCGCGGATAGCTTGATAGACGCTCATCGCCTCGATGTCGTCGTTGGCCTTGTGGACTTTGCCCTTGCGGCGAATCCCCGCGGTGTCGACGAAGACGTAACCCTTGCCATCTCGCTCCACGTACGTATCGATGGCGTCGCGCGTCGTGCCCGGCTTATCGTCGACGAGCATCCGGTTCTCACCGAGCAGACGGTTGAGAAGGCTCGACTTCCCAGCGTTCGGTTTGCCGATGATGGCGATGCGCGTGGCATCGGCGTGCGGCGACTCGGCGGGCGACTCATCGGGAAGGGCCTCGACGATGTCGGCCTCGAGCTCGCCAACGCCACGCCCGTGGAGCGCGCTGACGGGGTGCACCTTCTCGACGCCGAGCCGGTAAAGCCCGAAAGCCTCCGCGTCGAGGCCGGGGCGGTCGGCTTTGTTCGCGCAAAAGAAGACTGGCTTCTTCGCCTTTCGCAGCAGGTCGACGGCGGCGCGGTCGCCGGTGGTCAACTCCGTGGTGGCGTCGGTCACGAAGACGACGACGTCGGCTTCGGCGATGGCTTCCCGCACGTGGCGCGCGATGCCCGCGCGCATGGGGTCGTCGTCCTCGGGGTCGAAGCCGCCGGTGTCGACGAGGGTGTAGGCGCGGCCAAACGCCATCGTGTCGGCGTAGTGGCGATCACGCGTCACGCCGGGCTCGTCGTGCACGATGGCCAGACGCCTGCGGGCGAGCCGATTGAAGAGCGTCGATTTGCCTACGTTGGGTCGCCCCACGACAGCCACGATGGGCATGCCCTTCGAGCCACCGGGGAGCGCGCGGGGTCCCATCCCGCGTTTCGTTCGGTGCTTCGTCATCCCTCGTCTCCGTAGCCGAACTCGGCGAGGAGCTTGTCGGACTCGTACCAGCGTGGCGTCACACGAACCCAAATCTTCAACATGATCTTTTGCCCAAGCAACGCCTCTGCGCGTTCGCGCGCGCGTGTGCCGATATCCTTCATCAGGAGCCCTCGTTCACCGAGAACGATCTTCTTGTGACTCTCCTTGTCGACGTGAACCGT contains the following coding sequences:
- a CDS encoding uridine kinase, which translates into the protein MIKESNPGPHPSKASELVKGDGRTHIQSSLMRESLVDRRVIAKTNSEREFEILPDVTLVGIGGHSIFDRGKEALLPVAEQLAEVRSKHKMVIGVGGGTRVRHTVAMALDLGLPTGGIAQLVGAMEEANAIFLNALLAKSGSIVMQREHFWELPLYLESHMLPIVISIPPYHFWEPPPEDGPLPTHGSDFGLFIHAEVMGMHRIVFVKDEDGLYDKDPKKHPGAKLIRKATLDELLETHPALQPGAHDADLILDRQLFMAWKSARHVRRVQIVNGLRRGEIAAALAGEDVGTVITKEMHHG
- a CDS encoding uridine kinase, which translates into the protein MVDRIEAPSRRVIESTLSGTTMTAGGSVAYEPVTFMPDVRVCKIGGQSIMDRGREAVFPILDELVAAKDQYKLLLCTGGGTRARHIYAVGSDLELPTGVLAALGGYVPRQNARMLQMLLAKHGGLFMLHDDFEKLPLYFRLGCIPIMTGMPPFGYWEKPAEGGRIPQHRTDAGVFLSAEVLGAKRAIFIKDEDGLYTDDPKKNKHATHIPRITAAELLARNLDDLILERVVIEYLQRARYCTELQIINGLKRGMITRALAGEDVGTLITK
- a CDS encoding ribose-phosphate pyrophosphokinase; translated protein: MFKKVCLFSGNANPSLATAIADYLETPLGRAKTTRFSDGESFVELGENVRGVDAFVIQPTASPVNDNVMELLIMVDALRRASAGSITAVMPYYGYGRQDRKVAPRTPITAKLVADLMQAAGVTRVVSVDLHAGQIQGFFNIPFDHLYAMPVMLEDYLKKSFDSSAVCVSPDAGGVERARAYSKRLNASLAIVDKRRERANVSEVMNLIGDVKGRDCIIIDDMIDTAGTLCGAAQALRDRGAKRVVACATHGVLSGPAIARIVESALDEVVVTDTIPLSDAAKACGKIKQVGIARLLGEAIKRIHSSDSVSSLFV
- a CDS encoding 50S ribosomal protein L25 — encoded protein: MSTAIANLKATPRKASGKSEARRLRAAGQVPAITYGKGLAATAISVHPKEVTAILMSERGKNTVIKMDLEGHKDLLVMVRDFTHHPVKRSLEHVDFVQVKLDEPVDVRVPLFTTGKAAGVAKGGLLRQVFRSVPLRCVPDKIPLKIECDVSHLELGEHIATKDLKLAEGVVALLSPELTLVAVVTPEKDRSAEEEAAAAPGAAAAAAGAAPAAAAGAKDAKAPAAAAPAKDAKKK
- the rpsF gene encoding 30S ribosomal protein S6, with amino-acid sequence MSTTQILKTKEYETIYVLRGDVDPDTAERVQTRVNEVVARENGKLVKVESWGRRKLAYPVKKLRKGVYVYVKYVGKGGLVQELERNLKLQDSVLKFQTVVLAEDVNASAVTVDPEEVKYTRIEAAEDEKEESRERQLGLVDFGEGAPRSMREPRGEDEFVDEEEAPESTIARAEDKVEVKAEAKDGEKEG
- a CDS encoding 30S ribosomal protein S18, which encodes MRNQSTGPSAFDDDKDFGRTPDLNADVSGRRRAGKKRVCKYCADKITFIDYKDPQALKYFVTDRGKVVPRRISGNCALHQRKVTQAIKRARNIALLPFTVTS
- a CDS encoding 50S ribosomal protein L9, with the protein product MQVILQEDVTNVGTSGELVKVRPGFARNFLLPRKLASPATTAEINRVNHEKAVALVRSEKAKKEARGIADKLSALEIKIAHKVGEDDKLFGSVTSKEIHDAITAKGITVDKKKIVLKEPIRALGTFEVPVRLVADVTATLKVEVVRK
- the dnaB gene encoding replicative DNA helicase is translated as MQRPWAKREDPGPPIVDGRVPPHDLDAEAAVLSAIMIDPGSLDRVQEFLKAEHYYSEAHRRIYEAAAELHAVGQPVDIVQIATWLKNRERIAQIGGMAYLTEILNAAPAVANITAYAKTIHEKWRVRQLIAACQRVAALGYIDYGEAQSFIDNAEQTVYQIARTSESSSVEPLLSVMKKSFRALTEAMQRGNRITGMPTGFERYDRLTAGLHEGDLSIVAARPGMGKTSFVLNLAVNVASPRGRQVEGDPNQRWEEPGYGVAVFSLEMPREQLANRMVCAEGRVDVSKVRSGFLGQQDWNRLTQAASFLGSLPVWIDDTPSLSLLELRSKVRRLQAEFDRTDAEGRKTRKIGLVVVDYLQLMKGRDGAQSREQEISEISRGLKGLAKELRVAVIALSQLNRAVETRSEKSKRPQISDLRESGAIEQDADNIVFIYRDEYYNKEATTERKIAELIIAKQRNGPTGTVKVRFDSEYTRFDNLAEGEYPDEEPG
- a CDS encoding AAA family ATPase, with product MVVVVGAGGVGKTTTAAALAVAAASAGKRVLCLTIDPAKRLAESLGLDAMKTEAVTVDEERFRRAGVAHKGSLTVMMLDTKRTFDELVQRHSSSPEKAQRLLQNRLYQYVSTSLAGTQEYMAMEKLVMVKGDARYDLIVLDTPPTANALDFLDAPERMMGALDSAAMRWFVDAFQSTGKLSFNILAKSAAMALRTMGKITGGGLLEDMAGLISELNELFGGFRERAVVVQRELRGSDVVFVLVTSPAPMSVREALYFSERLEASRMTRGAFIVNRLRVPSRHPDGAEREALAAGLATRSVILDEGAEERLAQAHKDHTRLARLDAVHVERLATAAGSRVPVVRIPEFASDVRDIRLLGDVAALLVGGGV
- a CDS encoding RNA methyltransferase, which encodes MFGHRAVLAAIAARPGDLRRVLCTAAVRREAEAALRAAPARVQCEVLEDGALIRACGSPQAEGLCAFMAPRRFASAVDLADRLVSRGGVAIAFDRVRNPYNIGAILRTAAFFGLHGAVLGAPAPHPALPPDAVRVAEGGAEHLMLTRTTDLADTLTRFRSRGITVLGAESEDAEPALGRRYPRPVVLVVGHEREGVSERVRASCDGVVGLVGAGAVRSLNVAVAASILIAELTRKT
- the der gene encoding ribosome biogenesis GTPase Der; protein product: MTKHRTKRGMGPRALPGGSKGMPIVAVVGRPNVGKSTLFNRLARRRLAIVHDEPGVTRDRHYADTMAFGRAYTLVDTGGFDPEDDDPMRAGIARHVREAIAEADVVVFVTDATTELTTGDRAAVDLLRKAKKPVFFCANKADRPGLDAEAFGLYRLGVEKVHPVSALHGRGVGELEADIVEALPDESPAESPHADATRIAIIGKPNAGKSSLLNRLLGENRMLVDDKPGTTRDAIDTYVERDGKGYVFVDTAGIRRKGKVHKANDDIEAMSVYQAIRAIERCEVAVLLCDANDGVSEQDAKILGLAEERGRAMVVALNKSDLLTKPQLSTAETDARDKLTFAPYVPVVRISAKTGRGVGELLGTVATVRKAFGERVSTGELNRFFAEVIETRSPPTSGGKAPRLYFITQAESSPPMFVVIASHPDSVHFSYRRYVTNQLRQRFGFEGVPIRVVYKEKRRGRKEPTEGEGTD